Within Topomyia yanbarensis strain Yona2022 chromosome 2, ASM3024719v1, whole genome shotgun sequence, the genomic segment atggaaccttcccatagtgcgtggtaacgatagacctgaagaacgcgttcaacagtgccagctagGGAGCGATTGCcttagcgctgcacagaatgcgggttccggactatctatgtaaggttctgaaaagttatatccagaaccgagtactggtctacgaaacaaTCATGGGGAAGAGGTCGATTAGgatcacggcgggagtaccttagggctccatactctgcccaacgctctggaatataatgtataaCGGAGTGTttacactggaactgcccaggggagttgagatcgtcgcctttgcagatgatgttgtcctgacgataaccggaaAGACCCTTGAgaaggtggagatgttgacgacagagacaataggcatcgtggaaacctagatagctgacgtcaagttgcagctggctcaccacaagaccgaggtagtggtcagcaactgtaaaaaaatccagcgtgtcgcgTCCATCTATGCATGCGCTGAAGCACccgggtgtgatggtcgactatcggttaaattacaacagccatgtcgactatgtctGTGAGATGGCTTCGAGAacaacgcattggcaaggataatgccgaatcacggagcagcaagaggcagcacgagacgtctcctggcggctGTCTCATTCTCAATAtggtatggcgtaccggcctgggctgcagCGCTGAACTCCAATCGTGTGCAtgtaaattttcaaacattttaaaaatgtaaacatgttcaaatgggcatgaatgggtagAGAATCGTATCACTTGAGAATACATAGAAATGGTCCTTGAATCTGCTGTTCGTGTAATACGAAGAAATCCAGAAGCAGGAACCTTAACCATGATACTTGAATCTTGTAAGATCAGAAATCAATTGATGAATCAGGAATTAAGCATATGATATTTTACTTGGAAAGTAAAACGTACTTCTAATAGAAGAAGAAGCGAAAGTTGTCACAAATATATATTTTCTTCAACATCATATAACCTAACAACGAAGCACGATTCAATAAACGTTCACCTCACCAAGCACTCTAAACGGGAATGATATGCTCCCACAGCCAGCTCTCGATGTACATCTGAATTTCGTGCTTGGCCTCAAGTAGTGCCGGTGAATCGTACCCGGAAATTGAGTTCAAATCCGGACTATTGAAATAGCCTGGAATGACGATTGCACCCGATTGAGCCTGGTGGTATTCAGTGATCGAAATGTCCCTGATCGGATCCAGCCCACCGTTGGTGAACAGAGCACTGGTAACACGTGGATTCTTACCGCCGAAGTGCATGTTTGTCAGATGTACACCATCCACAACGACTTCGCTGCTGACCCAGTCTCCGTAGACGGCCCGGCAGAAGTTCAGGAAGAAGTTCATGGTGACACGGTAGCCGAACGGCTGATCAGCGGAATCCGCTGTCAGGAACCAACCGAACTCGGTACAGAACTGATAAATACGCTGGCGCAGGCCGAGAACACTGTTCTCCGGGGCGGTAATCTCGATATTCTGATGAGCTTGGACGGTGGTGTTGAAGTCAAATGGCAAACAGTCTAAATTACTATAATGATTTGCAATCCATTCAGCGAGCACGTGCAAATCAGTTTGCGCAGTGCTGTTACCCAGTTCGTGACACAGCGTTTCTGTCGATTCGGGTCTCTGTGGTGACTGGAGAATCGCTGACTGAAGACCTTCCTTGACATTGTAGAAGAAAGTTTCGATATCTAGCTGATCTTCTGTATTCACCGGTGCACAGGTGTTGAACAGCTCGGTCACGGTGGTAGAGAGTCCCGAATCGAAAAGATTCTCGCCAGTACGGAAACCACGCCAGATAGTACTGAAGCAGTCATCGGAACCGTGAGTTCGGATCACTTCACCGATTTCAAAAGCGTACTCTTTAAAGTTGAAACGGGCATCAACCTGTCCACTGGAAACCCAAACTCCATCCACCAAGTGTGGGTACCGCTGGCGCATCCATGTGGCAAGTGCTCCCGCATAACCAGTTCCAGCCAGGATAACACGTGCTTGATCATCGCGAACTACGTTGTGGCGTAAATGATAGATCCATTCGGCAACATCAACCAGAGCCTGCTCTACTTTCAGGAAACGTAGATTTTCCACTGAGAGATCTCTGAAAAGTGCAGTTCATTTAGAGAAAGCGTCACGGGTGTCACTTATTCAAATACTTACGGCGTCGGAAAACTACCACCGTAATATCGATGCTCATTGGTGAACAGCCAGGCATGTTCGTACTGGGCAATATCATGGAAATGGCCGTGCTCGATATAGTACTGCATCAAGGGCCAGTTTCCACCGAGGAAGATGAAGATCGGTCCACCGGGTTGGTAGTACTCATCATTGGAGAAGTATTCGAACAGGAACGTGTCTCGGTTCTGTGGGTTGAAATGATCTACACGGGTGCGGAACTGATATCCAATCGTTTTGGGGTTGGTAGACACGTATCCTTCCGGGACCTTTGGAATCGGGTAGGCATCTAGGATCCTCTGAATGATCGGAGGGAGGTTGAACGGTTTCGCCTCAGTGAGTGCTGCTACGGCCACGGCCAGTAGTAACACCAGAACCAGTTTGTTCACCATGTTTTCGGTGTCCTTATTCTTCGACTGTTTGTCAAAGACTAATGCAGTTAGAAGCCGTTGCCAGCCAGGAAAGGTTATAAATTGTTGGAAAACTAATAAATTTCAATAGGTCATAAAAGGTGGCTAATCGACCGGTGGCATCGGAGCCGTTATCGGATCGCAAGGCGCCTGTAGAGTTGCGTAATTGAGGTGTATATTCGGGGATGATTGAACGAATTCTACGATTGTAGTATATTGCAACTCTCTGATAGGTTGTCGACCATTGGGAATCTTGCTAAATGTTAGATTACGGCAGCTATCAGCAATAAATGACGAAGGTTCTTGATTATCTGATATCGCGGCAGTGATCCGTTTCAAATCTTTCCGAAAATACGTATATAAAAGCCATAAACATAAAGGAATTGTGTAAGCTCTTATGTATGTTTGGGGAAACCTCCGTCCGATAGTGTTGATTAGAACTGTTGTTTACTAGCCCCGCTCAATAAACAAAGAACGCAACTTCCGGACAATATTTGATACTATATTTCAGATTTCAAATGCCAATAAAGATTGATCGACCGGAACAATTGCGTATTTTTATCAGCAAAACACTCGGCTTACGCACACAAACAACATTGCAATTGATtctgattttaaaacaaaatggtTTTTGAATTACAAACATATGCTTCAAGGCTCTtctatgcttcaaggctctttattgctcattggtgcgcccgcagttggaatttgcaaacgttgtttggtgcccgtatcaagctacgtggagccttaggatcgaagcagtccagcgtaaattcatacgatatgcgttacgtgaattgccgtggaacgatccattaaacctgccaccgtacgaggaccgttgtcgtcttttaggacttaatactttaacacgccggagacatgcagcgcaagctaccttcgtgtcaaagattctgctggctgaatatgattatccggagctactagcgcaaattaacctctacgcgcctacccgttctcttcgcccacgagccctgctgcattctgaaatgcgcagcactaactacgctaccaatagtccaattttagcaatgagtcgtcgcttcaacgagtttgctgaaatttttgacttcgtcatgaactcttcgcagtttcgtcgtcgtgtattgtcgctattttaattatgtttagtttaccttagtttagtatagttcattaagacaaattgtcagttggacttttttcatacaaatacaaatacaaatacaaatacaaatacaaattcaaatacaaatacaaatacaaatataaatacaaatacaaatacaaatacaaatacaaatacaaatataaatacaaatacaaatacaaatacaaatacaaatacaaatacaaatacaaatacaaatacaaatacaaatacaaatacaaatacaaatacaaatacaaatacaaatacaaatacaaatacaaatacaaatacaaatacaaatacaaatacaaatacaaatacaaatacaaatacaaatacaaatacaaatacaaatacaaatacaaatacaaatacaaatacaaatacaaatacaaatacaaatacaaatacaaatacaaatacaaatacaaatacaaatacaaatacaaatacaaatacaaatacaaatacaaatacaaatacaaatacaaatacaaatacaaatacaaatacaaatacaaatacaaatacaaatacaaatacaaatacaaatacaaatacaaatacaaatacaaatacaaatacaaatacaaatacaaatacaaatacaaatacaaatacaaatacaaatacaaatacaaatacaaatacaaatacaaatacaaatacaaatacaaatacaaatacaaatacaaatacaaatacaaatacaaatacaaatacaaatacaaatacaaatacaaatacaaatacaaatacaaatacaaatacaaatacaaatacaaatacaaatacaaatacaaatacaaatacaaatacaaatacaaatacaaatacaaatacaaatacaaatacaaatacaaatacaaatacaaatacaaatacaaatacaaatacaaatacaaatacaaatacaaatacaaatacaaatacaaatacaaatacaaatacaaatacaaatacaaatacaaatacaaatacaaatacaaatacaaatacaaatacaaatacaaatacaaatacaaatacaaatacaaatacaaatacaaatacaaatacaaatacaaatacaaatacaaatacaaatacaaatacaaatacaaatacaaatacaaatacaaatacaaatacaaatacaaatacaaatacaaatacaaatacaaatacaaatacaaatacaaatacaaatacaaatacaaatacaaatacaaatacaaatacaaatacaaatacaaatacaaatacaaatacaaatacaaatacaaatacaaatacaaatacaaatacaaatacaaatacaaatacaaatacaaatacaaatacaaatacaaatacaaatacaaatacaaatacaaatacaaatacaaatacaaatacaaatacaaatacaaatacaaatacaaatacaaatacaaatacaaatacaaatacaaatacaaatacaaatacaaatacaaata encodes:
- the LOC131684912 gene encoding putative serine protease K12H4.7 codes for the protein MVNKLVLVLLLAVAVAALTEAKPFNLPPIIQRILDAYPIPKVPEGYVSTNPKTIGYQFRTRVDHFNPQNRDTFLFEYFSNDEYYQPGGPIFIFLGGNWPLMQYYIEHGHFHDIAQYEHAWLFTNEHRYYGGSFPTPDLSVENLRFLKVEQALVDVAEWIYHLRHNVVRDDQARVILAGTGYAGALATWMRQRYPHLVDGVWVSSGQVDARFNFKEYAFEIGEVIRTHGSDDCFSTIWRGFRTGENLFDSGLSTTVTELFNTCAPVNTEDQLDIETFFYNVKEGLQSAILQSPQRPESTETLCHELGNSTAQTDLHVLAEWIANHYSNLDCLPFDFNTTVQAHQNIEITAPENSVLGLRQRIYQFCTEFGWFLTADSADQPFGYRVTMNFFLNFCRAVYGDWVSSEVVVDGVHLTNMHFGGKNPRVTSALFTNGGLDPIRDISITEYHQAQSGAIVIPGYFNSPDLNSISGYDSPALLEAKHEIQMYIESWLWEHIIPV